The uncultured Methanobrevibacter sp. genome segment ATGGAAATTGACAACAGGGACTGGGAAAAGGTCAATGCAGGAATAAACAATTTCTATTTTGATAAAATCGTATCAATGAGAGTCACAAAAAGGTTAGGTGATGAAAGTAGATATGAAGATATTACCAAAAGGGGATGGACATCAGCCAACGATATCAGACGCTCAATAAAAAATGATATTCAATCACTTAAAGCCACACGATTCAAAGACATGATTACAAACAATGACAGTGCCGACATGTTTGACAGATTGCTAATCAAATTGGTTGACAACACTTCATATGAAATCAGACTTCCAAGCTATAAATTCGGTCAAAATCTGATAGATCTCTTTGAAACATTAAGGGGAAAACCGCAGACAGTTGTTGTTCAAAATCCAACATCCGAGCCTACAAAAGCACAGCAATTAAAGGAATTCCAGGAATTACTTGAAAGCGGTGCGATTACTCGAGATGAATTTGACCAACTCAAAAAGGATTTGCTATTCGGTTGATTGGTGATTAGATGGTTAAATGTAGTAACTGTGGATTGGAGATTGATGATAATTTTCAAAACTGCCCGAATTGCGGAAATGATTTGTCAAAATCAGATGTTGAAGTTAAAAAGGAAGAAATCTCAACATGCAACAGTTGCGGGGCACCGCTAAAGGATTCGGATTCATTCTGTCCAAGTTGCGGAAGCAAAGTTGAAATTGAAAATTCGGCATTGAAATGTAAAAATTGTGGCAGTGAATTGTCTCAAAATGCTGTGTTCTGCCAGGTATGTGGGGCCAAGGTAGAAAAAATCGAACAGACCTCAAAAAGAACTTGCCCAAATTGTGGCGGGGAAGTTGACGCCAACACCACATTCTGCCAGGAATGCGGGGCAAACGTATTCACTGGTGAGAAAAACAAGCATAACGCTCCAACCTCCCATTCCTCTGCAGGCAAAATCGATTTTAATGTACTGGTCAAGCCTTCTATAATTGCATTAATAGTGGGGATTATTTTATCCATAATTGGTTTGGGAATAGGATTTTCATGGTATTCTTTTGTTATTGCAGTAATATTGAGTGCCGGATTCTTTGCGGCGGCTGTTGGCAATCAAATCAATGCAATAGTTTTTGGATTTATAGTTGGCTTAATTTTAGGCCTTTTGGAAACTCCATTGATTGAATTTCTTTTCGGTTCGTTTGTCGCCGGATTATATCAGGGATTTCTTGGAGGGCATTTGCTTATCATAATTATTTTTGGAGTAGTTAGCGCATTTATTTCAAATGCATATTTCAAGGAAAGTATTTTACA includes the following:
- a CDS encoding zinc-ribbon domain-containing protein, translated to MVKCSKCGAEVVGSDFCFNCGEKVEKYEAGSDVCPKCGTKNGKNTTFCRECGHKLDNGVGFGSSHSQKEWQARHDEIIRRYDMLAEEFGIKDEDYFLTSVKRFNKLEQTTTKHQLTNDVVDTAVFGIPVNRLLKRDLGNETIIDGFFLIKEDKFVFMEIDNRDWEKVNAGINNFYFDKIVSMRVTKRLGDESRYEDITKRGWTSANDIRRSIKNDIQSLKATRFKDMITNNDSADMFDRLLIKLVDNTSYEIRLPSYKFGQNLIDLFETLRGKPQTVVVQNPTSEPTKAQQLKEFQELLESGAITRDEFDQLKKDLLFG
- a CDS encoding zinc-ribbon domain-containing protein, which encodes MVKCSNCGLEIDDNFQNCPNCGNDLSKSDVEVKKEEISTCNSCGAPLKDSDSFCPSCGSKVEIENSALKCKNCGSELSQNAVFCQVCGAKVEKIEQTSKRTCPNCGGEVDANTTFCQECGANVFTGEKNKHNAPTSHSSAGKIDFNVLVKPSIIALIVGIILSIIGLGIGFSWYSFVIAVILSAGFFAAAVGNQINAIVFGFIVGLILGLLETPLIEFLFGSFVAGLYQGFLGGHLLIIIIFGVVSAFISNAYFKESILQITDNFKGKL